From the Brachyhypopomus gauderio isolate BG-103 chromosome 5, BGAUD_0.2, whole genome shotgun sequence genome, one window contains:
- the agbl5 gene encoding cytosolic carboxypeptidase-like protein 5 isoform X2, with protein sequence MEAHFGSVVFSSRFDSGNLGRVERVEGCGEGAGAASSSLSHADYEFNVWTKPDCVDTEFENGNRSWFYFSVRGVPPGKLLKINVMNLNKQNKLYSQGMAPLVRTAPGKTRWERVRERPTFEMSESQFTLSFVHRVLDVRGAVTFLAFCYPFSYTECQDLLLQLDQRMLSTAHALGPCSPADGLYYHRELLCYSLDGHRVDLLTVTSCHGMLEEREPRLDKLFPDHSTPRPHRFTGKQVFFLSSRVHPGETPSSFVFNGFLNFILSRDDPRAQTLRRMFVFKLIPMLNPDGVVRGHYRTDSRGVNLNRQYMNPSAELHPSIYGAKCLLLYHHQHNRLNTNTTSALKSSNQSNTSTLPLPSERERYLNCRNEAERLEGPTLDLSEIPMQLEDRWAKGGVDGEVGPCDENQSTPSRSEAPCVSNPAPAEQIPPHESGVAYYIDLHGHASKRGCFMYGNNLADEVQQVENLMYPKLISLNCAHFDFLGCNFSERNMYARDKRDGQSKEGSGRVAIHKAIGLVHSYTLECNYNTGRSVNTIPPACHDNGRATPPPPPTFPPKYTPEVYEQVGRAVAVAALDMAECNPWSRLVLSEHNSLGKLRASMLKHVRNSKGLGASTRRNPHKASSPPKTSGLSNSVSENSLSRSRGNGGPGNRPTASQLKSSPSFTFGWSSSGNASSTHKPSHKALGPVRESKAQEKRRSHHLNHRLSLRSPSNSQPVPSHTPLSPSFSSSSSSSSSPSSTSSGSGVGVATAPCSFSTAGNNSLDFQSTSRSKDCTLWSGRSIRTGKAGPAHLFPSQPSEGLVSQTCVKEGSTPYLSPIQYSRCEFHPRPSRIPVRKAESVGSPPLVCEVPTMNVWKLIKPGIRKHLTGKGRAAVCTTTRTLRSSAQNLHHPDHTHTPSTQATSKQSDPPEARDSETRPKCGSVTLFPEA encoded by the exons ATGGAGGCCCACTTTGGGAGCGTGGTGTTCAGCTCACGCTTCGACTCTGGAAACCTGGGTCGGGTGGAGCGTGTGGAAGGCTGTGGAGAAGGGGCTGGTGCCGCgagctcctctctctcacatgctGATTATGAGTTCAACGTCTGGACCAAACCCGACTGCGTGGACACTGAGTTTGAGAACGGTAACCG GTCGTGGTTCTACTTCAGCGTGCGCGGAGTGCCGCCTGGTAAGCTGCTGAAGATTAACGTGATGAATCTGAACAAGCAGAATAAGCTGTACTCTCAGGGCATGGCTCCGCTCGTGCGCACCGCCCCGGGGAAGACGCGCTGGGAGAGAGTCCGGGAGCGGCCCACGTTTGAG ATgtctgagagtcagttcacgcTGTCGTTTGTGCACCGTGTGCTGGACGTGAGGGGCGCCGTCACATTTCTGGCCTTCTGCTACCCGTTCTCCTACACCGAGTGCCAGGACCTGCTTCTGCAGCTCGACCAGAGGATGCTCAGCACCGCTCATGCCCTGGGGCCCTGCAG CCCAGCCGACGGCCTCTACTACCACCGGGAGCTGCTGTGTTACTCTCTAGATGGCCACCGTGTGGACCTGCTGACTGTGACGTCCTGTCACGGCATGTTGGAGGAGAGGGAGCCCCGGCTGGACAAACTCTTCCCAGACCACAGCACGCCACGACCACACCGCTTCACTGGCAAACAG gtgttcTTCCTCAGCAGTAGGGTCCATCCTGGTGAGACTCCCTCCAGCTTCGTGTTCAACGGGTTCCTGAATTTTATCCTGAGTAGGGACGACCCGCGTGCTCAGACGCTGCGACGAATGTTTGTCTTTAAGCTCATTCCCATGCTCAACCCCGACGGGGTCGTCAGGGGTCACTACAG gaCGGACTCTCGTGGAGTGAATCTTAACCGGCAGTACATGAATCCGAGTGCTGAGCTCCATCCCTCTATATACGGGGCCAAGTGTCTCCTCCTGTACCACCACCAGCACAACCGcctcaacaccaacaccacctccgcCCTCAAAAGCTCCAACCAATCAAACACCTCCACCTTGCCCTTACCCAGCGAGCGGGAGCGCTACCTCAACTGTCGTAATGAGGCTGAGAGGTTGGAGGGCCCGACCCTTGACCTGTCTGAGATACCCATGCAGCTGGAGGACAGGTGGGCTAAAGGTGGAGTTGATGGAGAGGTGGGGCCCTGTGATGAAAACCAGTCCACTCCAAGTCGGAGCGAGGCCCCGTGTGTGTCTAACCCCGCCCCTGCAGAGCAGATCCCGCCCCATGAGAGTGGAGTGGCCTATTACATAGACCTCCATGGCCACGCCTCCAAAAGAGGATGTTTTATGTATGGGAACAACCTGGCTGATGAGGTACAgcag GTGGAGAACCTGATGTATCCCAAGCTGATCTCTCTGAACTGCGCTCACTTCGACTTCCTTGGCTGTAATTTCTCGGAGAGGAACATGTACGCCCGGGACAAGCGTGACGGTCAGTCCAAAGAGGGCAGCGGCAGGGTGGCCATTCACAAAGCCATCGGCCTTGTTCACAG TTACACTCTGGAGTGTAACTATAACACCGGCCGCTCCGTAAACACTATTCCACCCGCCTGCCATGACAACGGCCGGgcgaccccgccccctccccctacCTTCCCTCCCAAGTACACACCTGAGGTGTATGAACAG GTGGGACGGGCGGTTGCCGTGGCAGCGTTGGACATGGCCGAGTGCAACCCGTGGTCCCGGCTGGTCCTGTCCGAACACAACAGCCTGGGCAAGTTAAGGGCCTCCATGCTCAAACACGTGCGGAACAGCAAGGGCTTGGGCGCCAGCACACGCAGAAACCCCCACAAGGCCTCCAGCCCACCCAAGACCTC TGGCCTGAGCAACTCTGTTTCGGAGAACTCGCTGAGCCGCAGTCGTGGCAACGGTGGCCCTGGGAACCGGCCGACAGCGTCACAGCTGAAGAGTTCCCCCAGCTTCACGTTTGGCTGGAGCAGCTCTGGAAACGCCTCCAGCACACACAAGCCCTCCCACAAAGCTCTGGGACCAGTCAGGG AGTCTAAAGCTCAGGAGAAGAGGCGATCTCATCACCTCAATCACCGCCTCTCACTCCGGTCTCCTAGCAACAGCCAGccagtcccctcacacactcccctctccccttccTTCTCCTCGTCTTCCTCGTCTTCGTCTTCCCCCTCCTCCACGTCGTCCGGGAGCGGCGTGGGCGTGGCCACGGCCCCCTGCTCCTTCAGCACGGCAG GCAACAACAGCTTGGACTTCCAGTCGACATCGCGAAGCAAAGATTGCACTTTGTGGAGTGGGAGGAGCATCAGGACTGGCAaagcaggccccgcccacctgttCCCATCACAGCCCAGTGAGGGGCTGGTGTCACAG acctgTGTGAAGGAGGGCTCCACCCCGTATCTCTCACCCATTCAATACAGCAG GTGTGAGTTCCATCCACGGCCCAGTCGAATCCCAGTGCGGAAAGCAGAGAGTGTTGGCTCTCCTCCCCTGGTCTGCGAGGTCCCAACCATGAATGTGTGGAAGCTCATCAAACCAGGCATCAGAAAGCACCTGACAG GGAAGGGCAGAGCTGCTGTGTGCACGACTACCAGAACTCTGAGGAGTTCTGCTCAAAACCTTCACCACCctgatcacactcacacaccttctACACAAGCCACAAGCAAACAG AGTGACCCTCCAGAGGCCAGGGACTCTGAGACCAGACCCAAGTGTGGCAGTGTGACCCTATTTCCAGAGGCCtga